The following proteins come from a genomic window of Leptospira bandrabouensis:
- a CDS encoding superoxide dismutase, translated as MEHKLPELPYAKDALLPHISPETLEFHYGKHHQTYVTNLNNLIKGTEFENATLEEIVKKSSGGIFNNAAQIWNHTFYWHSLSPKGGGAPTGAVADLITKSFGSFDAFKEKFSQSAITNFGSGWTWLVKKGDGLEIVNTSNAGSPLKDGLQSLLTIDVWEHAYYIDFRNARPKYVEAFWNLVNWDFANQNLK; from the coding sequence ATGGAACATAAACTCCCAGAACTTCCTTATGCAAAGGATGCACTTCTTCCGCACATTTCACCTGAAACTTTAGAGTTTCACTATGGAAAACACCATCAAACTTACGTTACAAACCTTAACAACCTTATCAAAGGAACAGAGTTTGAAAATGCAACACTTGAAGAGATTGTAAAAAAATCATCTGGTGGAATTTTTAATAATGCAGCGCAAATTTGGAACCACACTTTCTACTGGCATTCCCTTTCCCCTAAGGGTGGCGGAGCTCCTACAGGTGCTGTTGCTGATTTAATCACAAAATCCTTTGGATCTTTTGATGCGTTTAAAGAAAAGTTTTCACAATCTGCGATCACAAACTTTGGGTCTGGTTGGACTTGGCTTGTTAAAAAAGGTGACGGTTTAGAAATCGTAAACACTAGCAATGCGGGAAGCCCTTTGAAAGATGGACTCCAATCTTTGTTGACCATCGATGTTTGGGAACATGCTTACTATATTGATTTCCGCAATGCTCGTCCAAAATACGTAGAAGCATTCTGGAATTTAGTAAACTGGGACTTCGCAAACCAAAACTTAAAATAA
- a CDS encoding inositol monophosphatase family protein, which yields MGISSPTINFPVDETIKRIEYVKANAMGIIHEAKKIQREVSVIRSETDADEKERIDAADGKLGDILIRFLQKSFPKDGIICEDKPTIDGGDFKWVLDPVDGSMNFVRGLPLYAISFGLEHRETPVGGIVIVPPQESVYSAVMGEGAYKNGEPIVTSRISELNRAIFSPNLPTKRAHMIQEIMADLSGFLTYARSFRRTGSFVLDACFIAEGVMDGIWEKTVKHWDVSAISVILSEAGGKLTDLNGVHYYTGLPELVASNGVLHSEILNLLKTVRSTVSRN from the coding sequence ATGGGCATATCTTCACCAACCATTAATTTCCCCGTAGATGAAACCATCAAACGGATTGAATACGTAAAAGCAAATGCGATGGGAATCATCCATGAAGCAAAAAAAATCCAAAGGGAAGTATCTGTGATTCGATCAGAAACTGATGCGGATGAAAAAGAAAGAATTGATGCCGCCGACGGAAAGTTAGGTGATATTCTCATTCGATTTTTACAAAAATCCTTTCCAAAAGATGGAATCATTTGTGAAGACAAACCTACTATTGATGGTGGTGATTTTAAATGGGTTTTAGATCCAGTGGATGGATCGATGAATTTTGTTCGTGGCCTTCCTTTATATGCGATTTCCTTTGGATTGGAACATAGAGAAACACCCGTCGGTGGAATTGTGATCGTTCCGCCACAGGAATCAGTTTATTCGGCAGTGATGGGCGAAGGTGCCTATAAAAATGGAGAACCTATCGTTACATCTCGAATTTCAGAACTGAACCGAGCCATTTTTTCTCCGAACCTTCCTACAAAACGGGCACACATGATCCAAGAGATTATGGCTGATCTTTCTGGATTTTTAACCTATGCCAGGTCTTTCCGTAGAACGGGTTCTTTTGTCCTGGATGCTTGTTTTATCGCAGAAGGTGTGATGGATGGCATTTGGGAAAAAACGGTCAAACATTGGGACGTTTCTGCCATTTCTGTGATTTTATCGGAAGCAGGTGGGAAATTAACTGACTTAAATGGAGTGCATTACTATACCGGACTTCCGGAGTTAGTAGCTTCTAATGGAGTTTTACATTCCGAAATTTTAAATTTATTAAAGACAGTTCGTTCTACAGTCAGTCGAAATTAA
- a CDS encoding LIC_10030 family protein yields MKIQDYKSINRILNETSAKNKPGEIYVDNLHTPYIQFPEKFLISGTSVTQPEFGDIKEFVQTILKYIPEAIEGTCLLPEPRPKRESGKLFFVRPMLFGSSRFLYVFSVDMLYLGGAKSEEIKKVGSQNMTPSIITDRLYFQTKIIHLHSTKEDGESITDFEAKRFQGGVFRVESERDDSKPIRKFSEIFDEIDFSDTESKIREELGITADVWKLGRIYSPIGIDYLSLSLRFLIPSLPKTIQQFRNFYPILTHSDSGIPEETLKKYHEYLSSFEVERTQSKSGNILWKVIQKSSDN; encoded by the coding sequence ATGAAAATACAAGATTATAAATCAATTAACCGGATTCTAAACGAAACGTCTGCAAAAAATAAACCAGGCGAAATCTATGTGGATAATTTACATACTCCGTACATCCAATTTCCGGAAAAATTTCTAATTTCGGGAACTTCAGTCACCCAACCAGAGTTTGGTGATATTAAAGAATTTGTTCAAACTATTTTAAAATATATTCCCGAAGCAATCGAAGGAACTTGTTTGTTGCCGGAACCACGCCCGAAAAGAGAATCGGGAAAGCTGTTTTTTGTGCGGCCCATGTTATTTGGATCTTCTCGTTTTCTATATGTGTTTTCTGTGGATATGTTGTATTTGGGTGGAGCCAAGTCGGAAGAAATCAAAAAAGTTGGTTCACAAAATATGACTCCCTCCATCATCACAGATCGTTTGTATTTTCAGACAAAAATCATTCATCTGCATTCCACAAAAGAAGATGGGGAGAGTATCACTGACTTTGAAGCAAAGCGATTTCAAGGTGGAGTTTTTCGTGTGGAATCAGAAAGGGATGATTCCAAACCAATTCGAAAGTTTTCTGAAATTTTTGATGAAATTGATTTTTCAGATACAGAATCAAAAATTCGCGAAGAATTGGGTATAACAGCGGATGTTTGGAAGTTAGGAAGAATTTATAGTCCAATTGGAATCGACTATTTGTCTTTATCACTTCGCTTTTTAATTCCTAGTTTGCCAAAAACCATCCAACAATTTCGAAATTTTTATCCAATTTTAACTCATAGTGATTCTGGAATTCCAGAAGAAACCTTAAAAAAATACCATGAATACCTATCTTCTTTTGAAGTGGAGAGGACACAGTCAAAGTCCGGTAATATTTTATGGAAAGTCATTCAAAAATCATCCGATAATTAA
- a CDS encoding beta-galactosidase yields MIFGACYYPEQWNPADWDEDLKIMKEMGLSSVRLAEFAWGIMEPKEGKFDFSLFDAVLKKVQDHGMTAILGTPTATFPPWLYKKFPEIVQVSKEGIVRGIGTRRQACFSSPAYKKATERIVTAMAKHFGNHPAVVGWQIDNEPGHEGSDVDYSPLALKNFRTWLKTKYKTLDSLNKRWGNIFWGVIYSDWSEIPLPAAHVASNFNPAMIQDYYRFQSDELVSYIHFQAEILRKYSKGKPLTTNLYPSPFLPITDMTKLFSKLDYVSWDNYPVWGNQQEPYPHPLVTATQQYSRGLKNKPYTVMEQFSGVQGHDTLGYLPPPGQIGLWLTQAIVNGANQIYFFRYRTARFGQEQLCYGILDHGKRKTSKYFELKKTIEEISEFASDIADSPYKAEVAILHDIENSRNYKHQPLSDGLKFSPVSFAQVGYDIELATWFAGTNVLNVNAHSLPISTENDWSNYKVLTLPLYTMFDPSVVEKLKAYVSGGGTLVLGYRAGIKDKDHWMVEEPVPGVFGEMAGVKVFQFEAPATDKVGIRMGILPLKGSKFCEILEPTTAKVIARYNDSKKFYSGKAAITVNTFGKGKVYYVGSSLTPESFILLYRKILKGAGVSFGFLGATIERHFREGKKYNYEITMNHSNHYKLAGLSILKPFGYRIKKIPK; encoded by the coding sequence ATGATCTTTGGCGCCTGTTATTACCCCGAACAATGGAACCCTGCGGACTGGGACGAAGACTTAAAAATCATGAAAGAAATGGGTCTTTCGTCAGTAAGGCTTGCAGAATTTGCCTGGGGAATTATGGAGCCGAAAGAAGGAAAGTTCGACTTTTCTCTGTTCGATGCTGTTTTAAAAAAAGTTCAAGACCACGGAATGACTGCCATTCTTGGGACTCCGACAGCTACCTTTCCTCCTTGGTTGTATAAAAAATTCCCAGAAATTGTCCAAGTTTCCAAAGAGGGTATTGTAAGAGGGATCGGAACTAGACGCCAAGCTTGTTTTTCTTCCCCTGCCTATAAAAAAGCAACAGAGCGAATTGTGACGGCAATGGCCAAACATTTTGGTAATCATCCCGCTGTTGTAGGATGGCAAATTGACAATGAACCTGGGCACGAAGGTTCGGATGTCGATTATTCACCTTTAGCATTAAAAAACTTTAGAACTTGGTTAAAAACAAAATACAAAACCTTAGATTCGCTTAACAAACGTTGGGGGAATATTTTCTGGGGAGTGATTTACTCTGATTGGAGCGAAATTCCATTGCCAGCGGCTCATGTGGCTAGTAATTTCAATCCGGCGATGATCCAGGATTATTATAGATTTCAATCGGACGAACTAGTTTCTTACATTCATTTCCAAGCAGAAATTTTAAGAAAGTACAGCAAAGGAAAACCACTGACTACAAATCTTTATCCTTCGCCTTTTTTACCAATCACGGATATGACAAAGTTATTTTCCAAATTGGACTATGTGTCTTGGGATAACTATCCAGTTTGGGGAAACCAACAAGAACCATACCCACATCCATTGGTAACTGCCACACAACAGTATTCGAGAGGTTTAAAAAACAAACCATACACTGTGATGGAACAATTCTCTGGTGTGCAAGGCCATGATACTTTGGGTTATCTTCCACCGCCGGGACAAATTGGTCTTTGGCTCACACAAGCCATTGTGAATGGAGCCAATCAAATATATTTCTTTCGTTACCGGACAGCACGTTTCGGTCAGGAACAACTTTGTTATGGAATTTTGGATCATGGGAAAAGAAAAACATCCAAATATTTTGAGTTAAAAAAGACAATTGAAGAAATCAGTGAATTTGCTTCCGACATTGCCGATTCGCCTTACAAAGCTGAGGTGGCAATTTTACATGATATTGAAAATTCACGTAATTATAAACACCAACCATTGAGTGATGGTTTGAAATTTTCACCGGTTTCCTTTGCCCAAGTCGGATATGATATTGAACTTGCGACTTGGTTTGCAGGTACTAATGTTTTGAATGTAAACGCTCATTCTCTTCCAATTAGTACAGAAAACGACTGGTCCAATTACAAAGTTTTAACTTTACCACTGTATACAATGTTTGATCCTTCGGTTGTAGAAAAATTAAAAGCCTATGTTTCCGGTGGAGGAACCTTGGTTCTTGGATATCGTGCAGGAATCAAAGACAAGGACCATTGGATGGTAGAAGAACCGGTTCCAGGAGTGTTTGGAGAAATGGCGGGAGTGAAAGTGTTCCAGTTTGAAGCACCAGCGACTGACAAAGTCGGAATTCGGATGGGAATTTTACCACTCAAAGGTTCCAAGTTCTGTGAAATTTTGGAGCCAACAACAGCCAAAGTCATCGCAAGATACAATGATTCGAAGAAGTTTTATTCCGGTAAAGCTGCGATCACTGTGAATACTTTTGGAAAAGGCAAAGTCTATTATGTAGGATCATCCTTAACACCAGAGAGTTTTATTCTATTGTATAGAAAGATATTAAAGGGCGCTGGGGTTTCCTTTGGCTTTTTAGGTGCGACCATTGAGCGTCATTTCCGTGAAGGAAAAAAATACAATTACGAAATCACAATGAACCACTCTAACCATTATAAGTTGGCGGGACTTTCGATTTTAAAACCGTTTGGTTATAGAATCAAAAAAATTCCCAAATAG
- a CDS encoding Hsp33 family molecular chaperone HslO: MSDQVILGISNTHHYRFTIVDLTETAKEAMFLHSLNKEMSVFLSKTMMGALFLAEMTKNQQKVSIQWKDDFNKQALAYSDRYGKMKSVAYSASHEEGDIRNEFILGQGIMKVIRWDFDSDTYQSYTNLVEDTFEVNFIKYLTESEQIKAIVGMEVFPFDFPGNDFSAKGLFFEALPDAPEESFKFLITKIQPLVKTEAFWSLNIDEMLNSLQTEIGSELEVLSKEAPEFLCDCSRHKVADIIASLGKQEADSIIDEFGKIEITCEFCRTAYQFDSFDVEKFFNQ; the protein is encoded by the coding sequence ATGTCTGACCAAGTTATTTTAGGTATATCCAACACCCACCACTATCGATTTACAATAGTCGATCTCACAGAAACCGCTAAAGAAGCGATGTTTCTACATTCTCTAAACAAAGAAATGTCCGTATTTCTTTCTAAAACCATGATGGGTGCGTTGTTTCTCGCAGAGATGACTAAAAACCAACAAAAGGTGAGCATTCAATGGAAAGATGATTTCAACAAACAAGCCTTAGCTTATAGTGATCGTTACGGTAAAATGAAATCTGTTGCGTATTCTGCAAGCCATGAAGAAGGAGACATCCGAAACGAATTTATTTTAGGCCAAGGGATTATGAAAGTAATTCGTTGGGATTTTGATTCGGATACTTACCAGTCTTATACAAACTTAGTAGAAGACACTTTTGAAGTGAATTTTATCAAGTACCTTACGGAATCAGAACAAATTAAAGCGATTGTGGGAATGGAAGTTTTTCCTTTTGATTTCCCTGGAAACGATTTTTCCGCAAAAGGTTTGTTCTTTGAAGCATTACCTGATGCTCCCGAAGAAAGTTTTAAATTTCTAATAACTAAAATCCAACCCTTAGTAAAAACAGAAGCTTTTTGGTCACTCAACATCGATGAAATGTTGAATTCCCTCCAAACAGAAATTGGTTCCGAGTTGGAAGTTTTAAGCAAAGAAGCACCTGAATTTTTATGTGATTGTTCCAGACATAAAGTGGCAGATATCATTGCTTCCCTTGGTAAACAAGAAGCAGATTCTATCATTGATGAATTTGGAAAAATTGAAATTACTTGTGAGTTTTGTAGAACTGCCTACCAATTTGATTCGTTTGATGTGGAGAAATTTTTTAATCAATGA
- the tsaE gene encoding tRNA (adenosine(37)-N6)-threonylcarbamoyltransferase complex ATPase subunit type 1 TsaE, producing MKASFLSLRETELNPVFLSLDQLVDQFLKKNKYPVILISGAMGAGKTTFIREWYSRFDTISSINSPTFALYNIYDSPNFRLYHFDLYRIKVLEELEELGFEEIWGKEGVSAIEWWQIAEPYLPKENRIYLSIDSDSIKVRSYTLEWSEKEIQ from the coding sequence ATGAAGGCCAGTTTTCTTTCTCTTAGAGAAACGGAACTAAATCCAGTATTTCTAAGTTTGGACCAATTGGTGGATCAATTTTTAAAGAAAAACAAATACCCTGTTATATTGATTTCCGGAGCAATGGGAGCGGGCAAAACCACGTTTATTCGTGAATGGTATAGTCGGTTTGACACAATTAGTTCTATTAATTCACCTACCTTTGCCTTATATAATATTTATGATTCGCCTAACTTTCGCTTGTATCATTTTGACTTATACAGAATCAAAGTTTTGGAAGAGTTAGAAGAACTTGGATTTGAAGAAATATGGGGAAAAGAAGGTGTCTCTGCCATCGAATGGTGGCAAATAGCGGAACCTTATTTACCAAAAGAAAATCGCATCTATTTGTCGATTGATTCGGATTCTATAAAAGTTCGTTCCTATACTTTGGAATGGTCGGAAAAGGAAATCCAATGA
- the tsaB gene encoding tRNA (adenosine(37)-N6)-threonylcarbamoyltransferase complex dimerization subunit type 1 TsaB, whose translation MNVLYFDTTQDWIQVLVAKESENTDLEILSEQTETTPKESSYKLVEYIRLGLEKAKIKKPDLIIVANGPGSFTGIRITVTTARDLSQLWKIPVFGVDSLEVYLTGIMGEEVTKETSLICLDGKQGKYYSKYKSHNGFSESYDITPESIESKIKNSEWTPNNWYYTGNLPKFYPPTATKIEATNLNLSSILQYSLKEYFKTEPNKNDYLSLLPNYIRGTYVDQK comes from the coding sequence ATGAACGTGCTCTACTTTGACACAACCCAAGACTGGATCCAAGTCCTTGTTGCCAAAGAATCGGAAAACACAGACCTGGAAATACTTTCCGAACAAACAGAAACCACACCAAAAGAATCCTCTTATAAACTGGTTGAATACATTCGTTTGGGTTTGGAAAAGGCCAAAATCAAAAAACCAGATCTCATTATCGTTGCCAATGGGCCAGGATCTTTTACGGGGATTCGCATAACAGTAACTACAGCAAGAGATCTTTCACAGTTATGGAAAATTCCTGTTTTCGGTGTCGATAGTCTAGAAGTATATTTAACTGGGATCATGGGAGAGGAAGTTACTAAAGAAACTTCCCTAATTTGCCTGGATGGAAAACAGGGAAAATACTATTCAAAGTATAAATCCCATAACGGTTTTTCTGAATCTTATGACATCACCCCTGAAAGTATTGAATCAAAAATCAAAAACTCAGAATGGACACCTAACAATTGGTACTATACTGGTAATTTACCAAAGTTTTATCCCCCTACTGCAACAAAAATTGAGGCGACAAACTTAAATCTTTCGTCTATACTACAGTATAGTTTGAAAGAGTATTTCAAAACAGAACCAAATAAAAACGACTATTTATCTCTCCTGCCAAATTACATTCGCGGGACCTACGTCGATCAGAAATGA
- a CDS encoding ribonuclease R family protein, protein MDTYKIQRKIIEFLDQKSGKDITRQEIKKKFTESSEFKRPDPKTKKVKSFKRKEKVPRKEIEFLIDQLLNLLEAEGLLIPNKKYLTVASPFRLTGRISISRRGDGFISLPSKNEIFIPGPMTNSAITGDKVEVIPLGVGKKDRLEAEVTNIIKRGRVLYRMRVREKTNKFVFGNFLDMLGEGKEGVLHVKSILKDTFDSIQVNDILIVKFKEGAIPQENLYDVSFIRFESDTKEDGDLQRILMKYNYDPVHPDFIPLEFPEEVSEKTVSDWNSRTDLRDLFAVTIDGITAKDFDDAISFVDEGNRLRVWIHIADVSYYVEKDSPLDKEAYERATSVYLANRVVPMLPPILSEDLCSLVANTNRLAFTVEMEASKTGEIYNAKFYKSVIKVNTRYTYEMAEEEIKAKDPKNWMYQVSQFTEALRKRRMEAGRIDLNLRETTITWNERKEPIGIENRERLTSHILIEELMLSANLKVDEFLRKRKAPSLHRIHEAMDEEKLETLNHFLQLNGYNIQIKDTSYAEIMKAVKEIEDGSVGKIFNYLLLRSFMQAYYGADPLGHWGLGFKDYCHFTSPIRRYPDLIVHRVLQATLLETERTYSENEIAVMGLHCSEEERRAADAERDIVKIKSFRYLESTGIKEFKGFIVGIRPSQIFVELDISNLEGVLDKSEFTDEFEVVIKNDFSFYSKKYSKIFFIGDPVTVSLDRIDFEEIKVFLKLKDFKKGETPLKKK, encoded by the coding sequence ATGGATACCTATAAAATACAAAGAAAAATCATAGAATTTCTAGATCAAAAGTCTGGAAAGGACATCACAAGACAAGAGATCAAAAAAAAATTTACCGAATCAAGTGAATTCAAAAGACCCGATCCGAAAACGAAGAAAGTAAAATCCTTCAAACGCAAAGAGAAAGTTCCTAGAAAAGAAATCGAATTTTTAATCGATCAACTTCTCAATTTGTTAGAAGCAGAAGGATTACTAATTCCAAATAAAAAATACCTAACAGTGGCAAGCCCTTTTCGCCTAACTGGAAGAATTTCCATTTCTCGAAGGGGTGATGGTTTTATTTCCCTTCCTTCCAAAAATGAAATTTTCATTCCAGGACCAATGACCAATTCCGCCATTACTGGGGACAAGGTAGAAGTCATTCCCTTGGGAGTTGGTAAAAAAGACAGGTTAGAAGCAGAAGTCACAAATATCATCAAACGTGGCCGTGTTCTTTACCGAATGCGAGTCAGAGAAAAAACAAACAAATTTGTTTTTGGAAATTTTCTCGATATGCTTGGGGAAGGCAAAGAAGGAGTCCTTCATGTTAAGTCCATTTTGAAAGATACTTTTGATTCAATTCAAGTGAACGATATTTTAATCGTAAAATTTAAAGAAGGTGCCATTCCTCAGGAAAATCTTTACGATGTCAGTTTTATTCGTTTTGAATCGGACACAAAAGAAGACGGCGACTTACAACGGATTTTAATGAAATACAATTATGATCCGGTGCACCCAGACTTCATTCCTTTAGAATTTCCTGAAGAAGTATCAGAAAAAACAGTTTCTGATTGGAATAGCCGAACCGACTTACGAGACTTATTTGCTGTCACTATTGATGGTATTACAGCAAAAGATTTTGATGATGCTATCAGTTTTGTCGACGAAGGAAACAGGCTTCGTGTTTGGATTCATATTGCTGACGTTTCCTATTATGTAGAAAAAGATTCACCTCTCGATAAGGAAGCTTATGAAAGAGCCACTTCTGTTTATTTAGCAAACCGTGTGGTTCCTATGTTGCCACCGATTTTATCGGAAGACCTTTGCAGTTTGGTAGCCAACACCAATCGACTTGCTTTTACCGTTGAAATGGAAGCAAGTAAAACTGGGGAAATTTACAACGCAAAGTTTTATAAATCTGTCATCAAAGTAAATACAAGGTACACTTATGAAATGGCAGAAGAAGAAATCAAAGCTAAAGATCCAAAAAATTGGATGTACCAAGTTTCCCAATTCACAGAAGCTCTTCGCAAACGCAGAATGGAAGCCGGTAGAATTGATTTAAACTTACGGGAAACCACTATCACATGGAACGAAAGAAAAGAACCTATTGGGATTGAAAATCGCGAACGCCTAACAAGCCATATATTAATTGAAGAGTTGATGTTGTCTGCTAACTTGAAAGTAGATGAATTTTTAAGAAAAAGAAAAGCTCCTTCCTTACATCGTATCCACGAAGCTATGGATGAAGAAAAACTAGAAACCCTAAACCATTTTCTTCAATTGAATGGATATAACATCCAAATCAAAGATACAAGTTACGCAGAAATCATGAAAGCGGTGAAAGAAATTGAAGATGGTTCTGTTGGAAAAATTTTCAATTATCTACTGTTACGAAGTTTTATGCAGGCGTATTATGGTGCAGACCCGCTTGGGCATTGGGGACTTGGCTTCAAGGACTATTGCCATTTCACTTCACCAATCAGGCGTTATCCTGATTTGATTGTACATCGTGTTTTACAAGCCACACTTCTTGAAACCGAAAGAACTTATTCTGAAAATGAAATTGCCGTGATGGGACTTCATTGTTCGGAAGAAGAAAGAAGGGCTGCCGATGCGGAACGAGACATTGTTAAAATCAAATCCTTTCGATATTTGGAATCTACAGGAATAAAAGAGTTTAAAGGTTTTATCGTTGGGATCAGACCTTCTCAAATTTTTGTAGAATTGGATATTTCTAATTTGGAAGGTGTTTTAGACAAATCGGAATTCACCGACGAATTTGAAGTAGTCATTAAAAATGATTTTTCTTTTTATTCCAAAAAATATTCCAAAATATTTTTTATCGGTGATCCAGTGACAGTGAGCCTTGATCGCATTGATTTTGAAGAGATCAAAGTGTTTTTGAAATTAAAAGATTTCAAAAAAGGCGAAACCCCACTGAAAAAGAAATAA
- a CDS encoding alkaline phosphatase family protein, protein MFLALFNCGWEKDYKRAAFLSMQPDTDLILAPFPFNIFDREARDAITLSHYSKEEIKNILEDHDLSWDELKNQWQLDSEDEHFSKEVNYTSHYTQYSYDTEIPIWIYGPKWIRNGHYSDEISQQHIPSIYGKILDFPFKNTIDVSYLEKIFQNEKVKPEIIVTIVVDQGGRQLYKAHKGAYPFLEDLKNNSAYFKKAKVAHLESHTAVGHMAIGTGAFPKDSRIFSNEIYTYADGKVLHRPVYQGKNKDWDLSEMQVPSFADEWDLSKNNEPVIVSQCYAARAAVGMAGHGKLFSPISKDSVTELPDNDFVYWQDVKNLSWTTYNDAFLVPKSVQKYNLYQFYLNHKKEISTHFDAKDPIDLIAKIHHFQGSEFQTKMDGALFRDTITETILNTKKDKDGITDLAYVTLKATDAVGHLYGWESKEAEQVLKATDKEIQTIFEYLKTNYGDNFIMVVTADHGAAPMPEISNGLFLSHEQFFSSVNELLPESERTKRSLVKWVAHSQLALDRDLMKTYQISEEAIIQKFMSIQVNDRKFFRKVWKREEIPNLSL, encoded by the coding sequence ATGTTTTTGGCACTCTTTAATTGTGGTTGGGAAAAGGATTACAAACGTGCTGCCTTTCTTTCGATGCAGCCGGATACAGATTTAATCTTAGCGCCATTTCCCTTCAATATTTTTGATAGAGAGGCAAGGGACGCAATCACTCTTTCCCATTATTCCAAAGAAGAAATAAAAAATATTTTAGAAGACCATGATCTATCTTGGGATGAGTTAAAGAACCAATGGCAATTGGATTCCGAAGACGAACATTTTTCGAAAGAAGTAAACTACACATCACATTATACTCAATATTCCTATGATACAGAAATTCCCATTTGGATTTATGGACCGAAGTGGATCAGAAATGGCCATTACTCAGATGAAATCAGCCAACAACATATTCCCTCTATCTATGGAAAAATTTTAGATTTTCCATTTAAGAATACAATCGATGTATCCTATTTGGAAAAAATATTCCAAAACGAGAAGGTAAAACCCGAAATCATTGTTACCATTGTTGTTGATCAAGGTGGAAGACAACTTTATAAAGCACATAAAGGTGCTTATCCGTTTCTTGAAGATTTAAAAAACAACTCTGCTTACTTTAAAAAGGCAAAAGTGGCACATTTGGAATCACATACAGCTGTAGGTCATATGGCGATTGGAACCGGAGCCTTTCCTAAAGACTCAAGGATTTTCTCGAATGAGATTTATACATATGCAGATGGAAAGGTTCTCCATAGACCCGTTTACCAAGGAAAAAACAAAGACTGGGATTTGAGCGAAATGCAAGTGCCGAGTTTTGCTGATGAATGGGATCTTTCAAAGAATAATGAACCTGTCATCGTAAGCCAATGTTATGCGGCAAGGGCAGCAGTGGGTATGGCAGGACATGGAAAACTATTTTCCCCCATTTCGAAAGATTCGGTAACAGAACTTCCCGATAACGACTTTGTTTATTGGCAAGATGTGAAAAATTTATCATGGACGACGTATAACGATGCCTTTCTTGTTCCTAAATCAGTACAAAAGTATAACTTGTACCAATTCTATTTGAATCATAAAAAAGAGATTTCTACTCATTTTGATGCGAAAGATCCAATTGACTTAATTGCAAAAATCCACCACTTCCAAGGATCAGAATTTCAAACTAAAATGGATGGAGCTCTCTTTCGAGATACCATTACAGAAACCATTCTCAATACAAAAAAAGACAAAGATGGTATCACTGATCTTGCCTATGTAACTTTAAAGGCTACGGATGCCGTAGGACATTTGTATGGATGGGAATCCAAAGAAGCAGAACAAGTGTTAAAAGCTACGGATAAAGAAATTCAAACTATATTCGAATATTTAAAAACTAATTATGGTGATAACTTTATAATGGTGGTAACGGCAGATCATGGTGCTGCACCCATGCCGGAAATTTCCAATGGTCTTTTCTTAAGTCATGAACAATTTTTCTCCAGTGTAAATGAACTTCTCCCAGAGTCAGAAAGAACTAAACGTTCCCTTGTGAAATGGGTGGCACATTCACAATTAGCATTGGATAGAGATTTGATGAAGACATATCAGATCAGCGAAGAGGCTATCATTCAAAAGTTTATGTCCATTCAGGTAAATGATCGAAAGTTTTTTAGAAAGGTTTGGAAAAGAGAAGAAATCCCGAATCTATCTTTATAA